A region from the Lolium perenne isolate Kyuss_39 chromosome 4, Kyuss_2.0, whole genome shotgun sequence genome encodes:
- the LOC127348976 gene encoding transcription factor MYB35-like has translation MGRPPCCDKANVKKGPWTPEEDAKLLAYTSNHGTGNWTSVPQRAGLKRCGKSCRLRYTNYLRPNLKHENFTQEEEDLIVTLHSMLGSRWSLIANQLPGRTDNDVKNYWNTKLSKKLRQRGIDPITHRPITELMQSIGTLAIRPPPTAAGASSVAPLQTMGVASRTGPAAAAGKRACTKNIRYA, from the exons ATGGGGCGGCCGCCGTGCTGCGACAAGGCGAACGTGAAGAAGGGGCCGTGGACGCCGGAGGAGGACGCCAAGCTGCTGGCGTACACCTCCAACCATGGGACCGGCAACTGGACCTCCGTTCCCCAGAGGGCAG GGTTGAAGCGGTGCGGGAAGAGCTGCAGGCtgaggtacaccaactacctgagGCCAAACCTGAAGCATGAGAACTTcacgcaggaggaggaggacctcaTCGTCACCCTCCACTCCATGCTCGGAAGCAG GTGGTCTCTGATCGCGAACCAGCTGCCGGGGCGGACGGACAACGACGTGAAGAACTACTGGAACACCAAGCTTAGCAAGAAGCTGCGGCAGCGGGGCATCGACCCCATCACCCACCGCCCCATCACCGAACTCATGCAGAGCATCGGCACCCTCGCCATCCGCCCtccgcccaccgccgccggcgcCTCCTCTGTGGCTCCCCTGCAGACTATGGGAGTGGCGTCCAGGACCGGCCCTGCTGCGGCGGCGGGTAAGCGGGCCTGCACCAAGAACATACGCTACGCATAA